In one Nicotiana tomentosiformis chromosome 6, ASM39032v3, whole genome shotgun sequence genomic region, the following are encoded:
- the LOC104090913 gene encoding HIPL1 protein-like has product MGRSPFIIFIIFFNLLCPSFSLPLCTDSRAPLQQKSPLTFCPYNGTSSCCNSTDDKQLQTQFNAMNITDPGCASLVKSVLCAKCDKFSAELFRTNSVPRQLPILCNSTTSANSTQSSQAKNDFCSKVWTTCRNVSIISSPFAASVKSNFTKLTDHWKSQTDFCNAFGVTSGDGAVCFAGEPVVLNTTTSPNPPGGLCLEKIGNGSYLNMVAHPDGSSRAFFSNQQGKIWLATIPEVDSGKLLELDEANPFLDLTDEVHFDTELGMMGIAFHPKFSQNGRFFASFNCDKQAWPGCGGRCSCNSNVDCDPSKLPSDSGSEPCQYQAVIAEFTVSGTASQPSQAKTANPKEVRRIFTMGLPFTAHHGGQILFGPTDGYLYFMMGDGGGIGDPYNFSQNKKSLLGKIIRLDVDSSPSEAEMTKLGLWGNYSIPKDNPYIEDKELQPEIWALGMRNPWRCSFDSSRPSYFMCADVGQDKFEEVNIISKGGNYGWRVYEGPYLYTPQKLPGGKNTSISSINPIFPVMGYNHSDVNKNGGSASITGGYFYRSFTDPCMHGRYIFADLYAGSMWAGTENPEDSGIFNNTQISFNCAQKSPIDCTFVPGSSVPSLGYIFSYGEDNNKDMYVLASSGVYRVVRPSRCKYTCAKEDSSAVVDIPDGPAAASPPSAAIMLTGSYNNNLVLIFLSLMLMLSSWF; this is encoded by the exons ATGGGAAGGAGTCCTttcatcatattcatcatttTTTTCAATCTTCTTTGTCCTTCTTTTTCACTTCCCTTGTGTACTGATTCAA GGGCTCCTCTTCAGCAAAAGTCTCCTCTAACATTCTGTCCTTACAATGGAACCTCCTCATGTTGCAACTCCACTGATGATAAACAACTTCAGACTCAATTTAATGCTATGAACATTACTGATCCTGGATGTGCTTCTCTTGTAAAATCTGTCCTCTGTGCG AAATGTGATAAATTTTCAGCAGAGCTGTTCAGAACTAATTCTGTTCCTCGACAACTTCCGATCCTATGCAACTCCACAACTTCAGCAAATTCAACCCAAAGTAGCCAAGCTAAGAATGACTTTTGCTCTAAAGTATGGACAACTTGTCGAAATGTGTCTATCATTAGTTCTCCTTTTGCTGCTTCTGTCAAGTCCAATTTCACAAAGTTGACAGATCACTGGAAATCACAAACCGATTTCTGTAATGCATTTGGTGTAACTTCTGGTGATGGAGCAGTATGCTTTGCTGGCGAACCTGTCGTCTTAAATACAACCACATCTCCAAATCCTCCAGGCGGTTTGTGCCTCGAGAAAATTGGAAATGGTAGTTACCTCAATATGGTTGCTCATCCCGATGGCTCTAGTCGTGCTTTCTTCTCGAATCAGCAAGGGAAAATATGGTTGGCTACCATTCCTGAAGTCGATTCAGGAAAGTTATTAGAGCTTGATGAAGCTAATCCTTTCCTGGACTTAACAGATGAAGTTCATTTTGATACTGAGCTAGGGATGATGGGGATTGCATTTCATCCAAAGTTCTCACAAAATGGAAGATTCTTTGCTTCGTTTAATTGCGATAAGCAAGCATGGCCTGGATGCGGAGGAAGATGTTCTTGTAACTCAAATGTGGATTGTGATCCATCAAAATTACCTAGTGATAGTGGTTCTGAGCCGTGCCAATATCAAGCTGTGATAGCTGAATTTACTGTTAGTGGGACAGCATCTCAGCCATCACAG GCAAAAACTGCCAATCCAAAAGAAGTCAGAAGGATATTCACCATGGGCCTTCCGTTTACAGCACATCACGGAGGTCAGATTCTTTTTGGACCGACAGATGGATATTTGTACTTCATGATGGGTGATGGAGGAGGTATAGGTGATccttacaatttttcccaaaacaAGAAGTCATTACTGGGAAAGATAATAAGGCTTGATGTTGATAGCTCACCTA GTGAAGCTGAGATGACCAAGCTCGGTTTATGGGGAAACTACTCCATACCAAAGGATAATCCTTACATTGAAGATAAGGAGTTGCAGCCTGAAATTTGGGCACTAGGAATGCGAAATCCGTGGCGCTGCAGTTTTGATTCTTCAAGACCATCTTACTTCATGTGTGCAGATGTAGGGCAG GATAAATTTGAAGAGGTGAATATAATCAGcaagggtggtaactatggttggCGAGTCTACGAGGGTCCCTATCTCTACACCCCTCAAAAATTACCAGGAGGAAAAAATACATCTATAAGCTCAATAAACCCAATTTTCCCAGTTATGGGATACAATCATTCTGATGTGAATAAGAATGGAGGGTCAGCCTCAATTACTGGTGGATACTTCTATAGGTCCTTCACTGATCCCTGCATGCATGGAAG GTATATTTTTGCAGATCTGTATGCAGGTTCCATGTGGGCAGGCACTGAAAATCCAGAGGACAGTGGAATATTTAACAACACTCAAATATCTTTCAACTGTGCTCAGAAATCACCAATAGATTGTACCTTTGTTCCTGGAAGCTCAGTTCCATCTTTGGGCTACATTTTTTCATATGGAGAGGATAACAACAAGGATATGTATGTCCTTGCAAGTAGTGGAGTTTACAGGGTTGTTCGTCCGAGTCGCTGTAAATACACTTGTGCAAAGGAAGATTCTTCTGCTGTTGTTGATATCCCAGATGGTCCTGCTGCTGCTTCCCCTCCTTCAGCAGCAATCATGTTAACAGGTTCATACAATAATAACTTGGTACTCATATTCTTGTCTTTAATGTTGATGCTATCCAGTTGGTTTTAG
- the LOC104090911 gene encoding hydroxyproline O-galactosyltransferase GALT6, with the protein MKRAKFDLFMSLSRQRSVQVLIFLGFLYVLLVGFEVPFVFRNGFSLVSQDGFGTGQFSKSFVLDSEEELAEKEAPIRPLFDVPLQFPPTQSSKPERKIREIKNTLSSLVFDGSFVNMTSKDGFSGILKSAKEAFDVGRKLWKELELHKKEVGFLESNNNKTEECPHSISMSGFDFQGKGKRMMVLPCGLTLGSHVTVVGRPKRVHQEHDPKISLLKEGQFLMVSQFMMELQGLKTVDGEDPPRILHFNPRLKGDWSGKPVIEQNTCYRMQWGTAQRCEGWRSRDDEETVDGQVKCEKWTRDDDANHSEQSKASWWLNRIVGRKKPVSFDWPFPLSEDKLFVLTLSAGLEGYHINVDGRHVTSFPYRTGFALEDATGLSLNGDVDIDSVFAASLPTSHPSFAPQKHLDMSNRWKAPPLLDQPADLLIGILSAGNHFAERMAIRRSWMQHKLIKSSNVVARFFVALHGRKDINVELKKEAEFFGDVVIVPYMDNYDLVVLKTVTICEYGVHVAFAKHIMKCDDDTFVRVDAVIQEVNKIPENRSLYVGNINYYHKPLRNGKWAVTYEEWPEEDYPPYANGPGYIISSDIADFIVSEFDRHKLKLFKMEDVSMGMWVEKFNSTRHVQYVHSLKFSQAGCVDDYYSAHYQSPRQMICMWNKLQQQGRPLCCNMR; encoded by the exons ATGAAAAGAGCAAAATTTGACTTGTTCATGTCACTGAGTCGGCAAAGATCGGTCCAAGTTTTGATTTTTTTAGGCTTTTTGTATGTACTTTTGGTGGGTTTTGAAGTTCCTTTTGTTTTCAGAAATGGGTTCAGTTTAGTTTCTCAAGATGGTTTTGGTACAGGGCAGTTTTCTAAGTCTTTTGTGCTTGATAGCGAAGAGGAGTTAGCAGAAAAAGAGGCCCCTATTCGCCCTCTTTTTGATGTCCCGCTTCAGTTTCCaccaactcaatcatcaaaacctGAAAGGAAGATCAGAGAAATCAAGAATACCTTATCAAGTTTGGTTTTTGATGGTAGTTTTGTGAATATGACTAGTAAAGATGGGTTTTCTGGGATTTTGAAGTCAGCAAAAGAGGCATTTGATGTAGGTAGAAAGTTGTGGAAAGAGCTTGAATTGCATAAAAAAGAAGTGGGGTTTTTAGAAAGTAATAATAACAAGACAGAGGAATGCCCACATTCCATTTCAATGTCAGGGTTTGATTTTCAGGGGAAAGGGAAGAGAATGATGGTGTTGCCGTGTGGGCTTACTCTTGGGTCACATGTAACTGTTGTAGGGAGGCCTAAAAGGGTCCACCAAGAGCATGATCCAAAGATATCATTGTTAAAGGAAGGTCAATTTTTGATGGTTTCACAGTTTATGATGGAGTTACAAGGGCTGAAGACAGTTGATGGAGAGGACCCACCTAGGATTCTTCATTTTAATCCAAGATTGAAAGGTGATTGGAGTGGGAAGCCTGTGATTGAGCAGAATACTTGTTATAGGATGCAGTGGGGCACAGCTCAAAGGTGTGAAGGGTGGAGGTCCAGGGATGATGAGGAGACTG TTGATGGCCAGGTAAAATGTGAAAAGTGGACTCGAGATGATGATGCTAATCATTCGGAGCAATCAAAGGCATCTTGGTGGTTAAACCGGATAGTAGGGCGAAAGAAGCCGGTCTCTTTTGATTGGCCATTCCCACTTTCAGAGGATAAGTTATTTGTACTAACTCTCAGTGCCGGCTTGGAGGGTTATCACATAAATGTTGATGGGAGGCATGTGACCTCATTTCCTTATCGAACT GGATTTGCACTCGAAGATGCCACTGGTTTGTCATTGAATGGTGACGTTGATATTGATTCAGTCTTTGCTGCCTCCTTGCCCACATCACATCCTAGTTTTGCTCCTCAAAAGCATCTTGATATGTCAAACAGATGGAAGGCACCGCCCCTCCTTGATCAACCTGCGGATCTGCTCATTGGTATTCTCTCTGCAGGCAATCATTTCGCTGAGCGAATGGCTATAAGGAGGTCTTGGATGCAGCATAAGCTAATCAAATCTTCAAATGTTGTGGCTCGATTCTTTGTCGCATTG CACGGGAGAAAGGATATAAATGTGGAATTGAAGAAAGAGGCAGAATTTTTTGGTGACGTTGTCATTGTTCCTTACATGGACAATTATGATCTTGTTGTTTTGAAAACAGTTACCATCTGTGAATATGGG GTTCATGTAGCATTTGCAAAACATATCATGAAGTGCGATGATGATACATTTGTTAGAGTGGATGCAGTTATCCAGGAAGTAAATAAAATACCCGAGAATAGGAGCTTATATGTTGGAAATATCAATTACTATCATAAGCCCCTGCGTAATGGTAAATGGGCAGTGACATATGAG GAATGGCCAGAAGAAGATTATCCACCTTATGCCAATGGACCTGGTTACATTATTTCATCAGACATCGCAGACTTCATCGTCTCAGAGTTCGATAGACATAAGCTGAAG TTGTTTAAGATGGAGGATGTGAGCATGGGAATGTGGGTCGAGAAATTTAATAGCACACGACATGTGCAATATGTACACAGCTTGAAGTTCTCACAAGCTGGATGTGTAGACGATTATTATAGCGCTCATTACCAGTCCCCTAGACAGATGATTTGCATGTGGAACAAATTACAACAGCAAGGCCGGCCTCTATGCTGCAACATGAGATGA